The proteins below come from a single Lepeophtheirus salmonis chromosome 4, UVic_Lsal_1.4, whole genome shotgun sequence genomic window:
- the Rsph3 gene encoding radial spoke head protein 3 homolog, with product MASVLTLPSHMSGFLHQLGSGQTGVFSYVSYPAAILPNHRHRYKPPPFHHHHRRSPPVSLSSTMNLSRDRRQFKGIPPQSLKANVSPTEEALFRQREVEKRSYLRKKILPDIKGRVSSLNSSGSSSQRSSPPSLINSNDVRSTLNRSRTRKRITRDRPPMGRKHCDIQTDAWLEEINDKPPEFEIGIQTSIDDVSRPPTPKLAFQPSGIDKSTQILPDDPELFIFDEEVTIVLEDLVGKTLEQSLIEVVEEEELAAITQQKLHFQTKKVIALSSS from the exons ATGGCCTCTGTCCTCACTCTTCCATCTCACATGTCGGGATTTCTCCACCAATTAGGAAGTGGGCAGACTGGTGTGTTTTCCTACGTCAGCTATCCTGCTGCCATTCTACCGAATCATCGTCATAGGTACAAACCTCCACCATTTCATCATCATCACCGGAGGTCTCCTCCGGTATCTTTATCCAGTACAATGAATCTTTCGAGAGATAGAAGACAGTTCAAGGGAATACCTCCTCAGTCCTTAAAGG CAAACGTATCCCCCACGGAAGAAGCACTCTTTCGGCAAAGGGAAGTTGAAAAAAGAAGTTATCTACGAAAGAAGATTCTACCCGATATCAAAGGTCGCGTGTCCTCACTCAATTCTTCCGGAAGCTCAAGTCAACGCTCTTCTCCCCCCTCCCTCATCAACAGCAACGACGTCAGATCCACTCTGAACCGATCTCGAACTCGAAAGCGAATCACTCGAGATCGACCGCCTATGGGGCGAAAACACTGTGATATTCAAACAGATGCCTGGTTAGAGGAAATAAATGACAAGCCACCAGAGTTTGAGATCGGTATTCAAACTTCAATTGATGATGTATCCCGTCCTCCTACGCCAAAACTGGCTTTCCAACCATCTGGTATTGATAAATCCACACAGATTTTGCCTGATGATCcggaattgtttatttttgatgaagaaGTGACGATTGTGCTAGAAGATCTGGTCGGAAAAACATTGGAACAGTCTTTGATTGAGGTCGTTGAAGAAGAAGAACTCGCTGCCATTACACAACAGAAACTACATTTCCAAACAAAGAAAGTCATTGCTCTAAGCAgttcatga
- the LOC121115728 gene encoding uncharacterized protein, whose protein sequence is MCELTPISLTSLSRTHKRKDSILNNIKTQDKSNIPTCFSEITSSWIRMVVNQFQIRRGLEPFEENEDLQILKGVDCKHNAGKLSSVYLLTIQISDSYFHFVAKFLPPDDVSILEACSNNVFEKEISIYFDLLPAIKCHVSKSIVNLLPEVIYASHNQTGAGVIVFKSCVMDGFTTCEDPNGLNPQQLILTIKSLAKLHAFASKFIEDATPEAVMERYDFLNLNLNVNKQFRKEESTNIDPELESKFEDIVSVPHKEYFNDKFLTIIHGEYWEPNLMFDELNGMQILDWKHARLGSGVFDLAFLLGTRVMDSNDINDYISLYFDAYVEACKMVGHTEGFTLEELHEEYANVSSHQANISIARALKKEIKYLSNGNKSCRYQEFKTRVELVLSRILINNSLFNQKK, encoded by the exons ATGTGCGAACTAACACCCATTTCCCTAACTTCACTAAGCAGGACTCACAAACGAAAGGACAGCATTCTcaacaatataaaaacacaGGACAAATCCAATATCCCAACCTGCTTTTCAGAAATAACTTCCTCATGGATACGAATGGTCGTGAATCAATTTCAAATCCGAAGAGGATTAGAGCCctttgaagaaaatgaagatTTGCAGATTCTAAAAGGTGTGGACTGTAAGCATAATGCAGGGAAATTGAGCTCGGTCTATCTTTTGACCATTCAAATATCTGACTCTTATTTTCATTTCGTGGCCAAGTTCCTTCCCCCGGATGATGTTTCTATTCTGGAGGCCTGTTCAAACAATGTCTTTGAAAAAGAGATATCAATTTATTTCGATTTATTACCTg CCATCAAATGTCACGTTAGTAAATCCATTGTGAATCTCCTCCCAGAGGTCATCTATGCCTCACATAATCAAACTGGAGCTGGAGTCATAGTCTTCAAATCGTGTGTTATGGATGGATTCACCACTTGTGAGGATCCAAATGGATTAAATCCTCAGcagctaatattaacaataaaatcatTGGCCAAATTACATGCTTTTGCGAGTAAATTCATAG AGGATGCTACACCTGAGGCTGTAATGGAGAGATACGATTTCTTAAATCTGAATCTAAATGTGAATAAGCAATTCCGTAAGGAGGAATCGACAAATATAGATCCGGAACTTGAATCCAAATTCGAAGATATCGTGTCTGTACCTCACAAagagtattttaatgataagTTTCTGACAATAATTCACGGAGAGTACTGGGAGCCTAATCTAATGTTTGATGAGTTAAATGGGATGCAAATATTAGATTGGAAGCATGCTAGACTCGGCTCAGGGGTCTTTGACTTGGCTTTTCTTCTTGGAACACGTGTGATGGATTCCAATGacattaatgattatattagcCTATACTTTGACGCATATGTGGAAGCATGCAAAATGGTGGGGCATACAGAGGGCTTCACATTAGAGGAACTTCATGAGGAATATGCGAATGTTTCTTCTCATCAAGCAAATATTTCAATAGCTCGtgctttaaaaaaggaaatcaaatatttatcaaatggaAATAAGTCTTGTAGATATCAAGAATTCAAGACTAGAGTGGAATTAGTACTTTCACGAATCCTGATTAATAATTCTctattcaaccaaaaaaaataa